The following nucleotide sequence is from Ochotona princeps isolate mOchPri1 chromosome 24, mOchPri1.hap1, whole genome shotgun sequence.
ttcaagcactttggtcatctgctgctttcatagGCACCTTATCAGGGGGCTGATTGAAGGGGAGCTGCTGAGACTGACTCAAAGCCATGCccaatgggatgccaacatccagTGGTGGttttgcctgctgtgccacaacgcctgCCTCTGGAACTATTGGATGTTAACCTTCTTGACTCTGAATATTATATATGCTTCAATTATacatctttttgtctttttactaTTTCTGATAAATTACATCAACTTCATCTTGTCTCctgaatttaaaatttgttttgagaTTCTattgtgcattaaaaaaaaaatgggcccagcgcagtagcctagtggctaaaatcctcaccttacacacgctgggatcccatatgggtgccagttcatgtcccggtggccccgcttcccatccagctccctacctgtggcctaggaaagcagtcgaggatggcccaaaggcttgagaccctatacccatgtgggagaccaagaagaagctcctggctcatggcttcagattggttcagtagaggccattgaggtcacttagggagtgaatcagcaaatggaatatcttcctctctgtctctcctcttctctatatatatgacattccaataaaaatctttttaaaaatttgtggatattctttttcaaaataggtTTTTAAGGTCAGAGTTACTCAGAGAAagagtcagaaagaaagaaaaaaaaaatccaccaattcattccccaggtggctgcgatggccagcaCTGCACCAGGCCAAACCAGGGGCGTCACTCAGGTCCCTTATACGGGTGACAGGAGTCCGagcagttgggtcatcttctgctgcctttccaggtccattagcggggagttggatcagtagtggagcagctcggacacGCACTGACATCCACTCTGCCGCAGTATTagccccatttttttaaaaaatcttctttgcaagtgcagaatgacagaaagagaatttCCATCCTGTCATTCACTCAACAGACGGTTTAAGTCAGGAGACATCCAGGCTCCCAGGTACTTTGGGGCTCTGGTGCTGCTCTGCAGGTGCACCAGcaagggagctggttcagaagcagggcagctgagacTGAACGGTGTGTGGATAGGAGCCTTGCAATGGGCAATTTGCCCTCCTGCTCCGGCCCCAGATGCCCGGCAGTTCTGACTTGCTTATGTTACAGGAGGCAGCCTTTAAGAGGGTGGCAGTGAGTGGCAGCGGTCCTGGTGCGGTGTCACTTTCACTGGCACACCTTACATGTTCATGTTTATGCATCCTTTTGCTGGCCAGGGTCACCTTCTCTGGCCACTCCTGTTTCACCTGTGCCAGGGAGAGGCCGGTAGAAACCGAGGAAGAAGGGGCTGCGGCAGTCCAATGgttcaggtttttttctttccctttcagtcaagttctctgcctcctctctgctgtgccctaTGCTCCTTTCACCTGCAGAGAGGCAGGCTTGAGGGGAAGGGCTGAGAGCGATAGAGGTCTAATTACCCGGACGATATCCTTCCGATCATTCTGACCTCCTGAGTACCAGCAGCTAGCTCCTCGCTTCTCCTGGGGAACCCTCCCCTCTGACACCCTCTTCTGTTCCACTAAGGGTATTACTATGCTTTCCACTTCTTCCATCTTCCAAGAATTACTGACACCtgtcttttagatttttttgttgttgttgttaaagatttatttactggaaaagcagagggatcctccattcactggttcactccccgaaaggCTGTAATGCCTGGAACCAGGCCAGGTAAAAAAACCAAGAGCCTGAATTCCaactgggtatcccacatgagtgggtAGTAGGTGCTAAGTCCTTgtaccatcttgcactgctttcccagatacattaatagagagctggattggaagtagagcagccaggactcccaggcACGGCGAAGTGGGATGTCAacactgtaggcagtggcttaacccactgcaccctaATACTGGCCACCTATGATTCCccactccctttttttttaaggcggagttaacacagagaaaatgctccatccactggttcactccccaaatggcagcaacggccaggactgggctTGGCCCAAACCAAGAGCCTCCCAATTGGGCGGCAGGAATccaggtacttaagccatcatccgctgcttcccaggctcatgagtagaagctggatcacaagtgcagagcagccaaggctggaaccAGCCTTTTGCCAGCTGCCACTGACATCCTAGGCCGTggcaccacagcacctgctcccatCTTAtgctcctttctcctctcctcagTTGAGGCCCATTTAGAGTCCTTTTCCTGCTATCTCAAGGGCCAAAGGGCACACCTAAACCTGGGTGTTAAATTCCCTGGTCCAGGAACACATCCTCACTCTCCACCAGACTCTAAGTATGATAATAACCAGCTCATTTTGAGAGTATGAATTATTCCCAAAGACTCAAACATTAGCCAGACTAATTTGTCAACGAAGTCCCTTTATTTACCTAGAAATGCCAGATCATGAAATTGAATCACCAGGAATTTGCAGCACAAGGTGGAACATCTTAAAGACCTCCaaggcctgggctctggggtTTACTCTGCCTCCCCCAAGTCCATAATGGAGTTTACAGGGAGAGGCGTCATTATCAGAGAGCAAGCCAAGGGGGCGGTGGGCCTTCCTTTCCCAGTCACTGGACAAGCTGCTCAATTCTCATCCAGAACAGGAAAGAGCCAGTGCTGCCGAGAAATCGGATACAGCATTTAGGTAGACCAATAGCTCATTTGCTTtggattttaataaaaaatttcatttttcattttgcaattCATTTTTATGTGCATGTAGCTGTGATAACTTCACTCCCTGTGCATTAATATATCGATCCAGTGCAAAGAAAAATCCCTCAAAGTGGGAAGGCCCTATGTTGCTTTGGAGAGGAAAACAGGTTTTTCTGCTCCTCATCTCCCCAGGAGATGAACAAatagctgttccccatccccaccccccagctcaaCCTGTTTCTTCTGGCCTTGGAATGTACAGGGAGGCAGCTTTTCAGGGGTTGAGGGGAGGGCTGGAATCACCCAGAAAGGGCAGCCAAGGATCACTTAGACAGGCAGCCTTCTTTGGAAACGTCTCAAAACCAACTCTTGTCCATCGCCCACGGCTGTAGGCAGAGGCTCTGAGACCCCAATGACCCCGCGTTGCCCAGCTCACGCGCTGGGCTCCGCAGAGGCGTTGGCAGGGTCGGGAGCataggcaggggcagcaggggcggcAGCGGCGGCCCCACGAGGTGGGACCTCAATGACTCGAGGTTTGTCAATGATGCGGGCTGTCCGGTTGCCCTTCTCCACAATGCCCACGATCCAAGCTTGGTGACCCTCGCCGTACTTGGAGGATTTGATCTCAGAGCAGAAGCGAGCGGCCTGTTCCCTGGGCAGACAAATCAGCAAGCCTCCCGAGGTTTCGGCCGAGGTGCCCTGCAGCAGGCCGTAGCGCCCGCTGGCCTTGCTGACGGCGGCCATCTTGGCGATGATGGGCAAATTGTGAATGACGAAGGACACCTCATTGCGCTGTTGTTTCGCCAGGTTCTGAGAGTGTCCCAGGATGCCGAAGCCCGTGATGTCTGTGGCTGCATGGGCATTAAAGGTGTGCATTAAGCCGGCAGCAGTTCTGTTGAGCGTAGCCATGTTGAACATCGCCTCCTGATAGGCCAGCTCCACCTCCTCCCTGGAGACCACCATCTTGATCTTGTTCCATCTCTCCGGGTTATCCAGCCACAGGTGGGCATTAACAGCCACTTGGGTCCCCAGGGGTTTGGTTAGCACAAGCACATCTCCAACGACCGCGCTGTCGGGCATTATGAACTCGTTTGGCTGACACACCACCGTGGCCACGCCGCCGATGATAATCCAGGGGTTGACCACGGTCTGTCCACCGGTCACTGCGGTCCCTCCTTCCTCCGCGGCATCTCGAAAGCCCTTGATCATGAGGGGCGTCACCTT
It contains:
- the SEPHS2 gene encoding selenide, water dikinase 2, whose product is MAEAAVTGASGEAMAALVAAEGPRGPAGWSPGRGFANYRPFEPQTLGFSPTWRLTGFSGMKGUGCKVPQETLLKLLAGLTQPPATPSLGPSPVGGQEPAAQEAGLAAGAGPSPALPILTIGLDSCVIPLRHGGLSLVQTTDFFYPLVDDPYMMGRIACANVLSDLYAMGVTECDNMLMLLSVSQNMSEEEREKVTPLMIKGFRDAAEEGGTAVTGGQTVVNPWIIIGGVATVVCQPNEFIMPDSAVVGDVLVLTKPLGTQVAVNAHLWLDNPERWNKIKMVVSREEVELAYQEAMFNMATLNRTAAGLMHTFNAHAATDITGFGILGHSQNLAKQQRNEVSFVIHNLPIIAKMAAVSKASGRYGLLQGTSAETSGGLLICLPREQAARFCSEIKSSKYGEGHQAWIVGIVEKGNRTARIIDKPRVIEVPPRGAAAAAPAAPAYAPDPANASAEPSA